One window of the Staphylococcus equorum genome contains the following:
- the wecB gene encoding non-hydrolyzing UDP-N-acetylglucosamine 2-epimerase, giving the protein MKKIMTVFGTRPEAVKMAPLVLALRDDAELEPIVVVTAQHREMLDSVLESFHITPDYDLDIMKQGQSLSEITSRILTRLEDVIKEEQPDMILVHGDTMSTFAGSLAALYNQIPIGHVEAGLRTWDKYAPFPEEMNRQMVGVMADLNFAPTNNAAENLIAENKPSDTVVVTGNTAIDAMKTTIHEHYQSDIIDRHKDKRIILLTAHRRENIGEPMEHIFKAVRDIVDKYEDVVVVYPVHKNPKVRSIADLYLSNHDRIELIEPLEVVDFHNFAHQSYLILTDSGGVQEEAPSLGKPVLVLREATERPEGVEAGTLKIVGTNAQMIFDATQALLEDEQLYKAMSEARNPYGDGNASNRICENIKYYFHLIPQKPSFFKY; this is encoded by the coding sequence ATGAAGAAGATAATGACTGTGTTCGGGACACGTCCTGAGGCAGTGAAAATGGCGCCGCTTGTATTAGCATTGCGAGATGATGCTGAGTTGGAACCGATAGTAGTAGTTACTGCGCAGCATAGAGAAATGTTAGATTCTGTACTGGAAAGCTTTCATATTACACCAGATTACGATTTGGATATTATGAAGCAAGGCCAATCATTATCTGAAATTACTTCTCGTATATTGACTAGACTAGAGGACGTTATTAAGGAAGAACAACCAGATATGATACTTGTGCATGGTGACACCATGTCAACTTTCGCTGGAAGTTTGGCAGCATTATATAATCAAATTCCTATAGGCCACGTGGAAGCAGGGTTAAGAACTTGGGATAAATATGCTCCATTTCCTGAAGAAATGAATAGGCAAATGGTAGGGGTAATGGCAGATTTGAACTTTGCCCCTACTAATAATGCTGCAGAAAATCTTATTGCGGAAAATAAACCGTCAGATACTGTAGTGGTTACTGGAAATACTGCAATTGATGCTATGAAGACTACCATACATGAACATTATCAATCTGATATTATCGACAGACATAAAGATAAACGCATTATTTTACTAACTGCTCATAGGCGTGAAAATATTGGAGAGCCTATGGAACATATTTTTAAAGCAGTAAGAGATATTGTCGATAAATATGAAGATGTAGTAGTCGTTTACCCTGTACATAAAAATCCAAAAGTAAGAAGTATTGCAGATTTATACTTATCTAATCATGATCGAATTGAATTGATCGAACCATTAGAAGTAGTAGACTTTCATAATTTTGCGCATCAGTCTTATTTGATATTAACGGATTCAGGTGGAGTTCAAGAAGAAGCGCCATCTCTAGGTAAACCGGTATTAGTTTTAAGAGAAGCAACTGAAAGACCAGAAGGTGTAGAAGCAGGCACACTGAAAATTGTTGGTACAAATGCACAAATGATTTTTGATGCTACGCAGGCATTATTGGAAGACGAGCAATTGTACAAAGCAATGAGTGAAGCGCGCAACCCTTATGGCGATGGAAATGCATCAAATAGAATTTGTGAAAATATAAAGTATTATTTTCATCTAATTCCCCAAAAACCTAGTTTTTTTAAATATTAA
- a CDS encoding TIGR01440 family protein codes for MEDLKLLLNELKTKSFFKANELCVIGCSTSEVIGERIGSVGSMDVAQEIFEALKQIENDTNVSFVFQGCEHINRAITIERSKFNPLTMEEVSVIPDVHAGGSLATYAYQHMQDPMVVERIIVPKGIDIGQTLIGMHIAHVAIPERTSVKQIGEAVVTIASSKPKKIGGERAKYN; via the coding sequence ATGGAAGATCTAAAGTTATTGTTAAATGAATTAAAGACTAAATCTTTCTTTAAAGCAAATGAATTATGTGTGATTGGTTGTTCTACATCCGAAGTAATTGGTGAACGTATAGGTAGTGTAGGTTCTATGGATGTAGCACAAGAAATATTTGAAGCATTAAAGCAAATTGAGAATGATACAAATGTTTCTTTTGTATTTCAAGGCTGTGAACATATTAACAGAGCAATAACAATTGAAAGGTCTAAGTTCAACCCCCTTACGATGGAAGAAGTGTCTGTAATACCAGATGTTCATGCAGGTGGTAGCTTAGCAACTTATGCTTACCAACATATGCAAGATCCAATGGTTGTTGAACGAATAATAGTGCCAAAAGGTATTGATATTGGTCAAACATTAATTGGCATGCATATTGCGCATGTAGCCATTCCAGAACGTACAAGTGTTAAACAGATTGGTGAGGCAGTTGTTACAATCGCTTCTTCAAAACCTAAGAAAATTGGTGGCGAAAGAGCAAAATATAACTAA
- the atpE gene encoding F0F1 ATP synthase subunit C has translation MNLIAAAIAIGLSALGAGIGNGLIVSRTVEGVARQPEARGQLMGIMFIGVGLVEALPIIGVVIAFMSL, from the coding sequence ATGAATTTAATCGCAGCAGCAATCGCAATCGGCTTATCAGCACTAGGTGCAGGTATTGGTAATGGTCTTATCGTTTCAAGAACAGTAGAAGGTGTAGCACGTCAACCAGAAGCACGTGGTCAATTAATGGGTATTATGTTCATTGGTGTTGGCTTAGTTGAAGCATTACCAATCATCGGTGTAGTTATCGCTTTCATGTCACTATAA
- a CDS encoding low molecular weight protein arginine phosphatase, with product MRIIFVCTGNTCRSPMAESIAKAKMPEYIIESRGVFAQDGQPTSQNTLSIINEHHLPSPSNAKRFTAEDLNADLILTMSQSHKETIQQVYGETEKIFTITEYVQREGEITDPYGGSLYDYNKIYNELNLLIDTLKNKILK from the coding sequence ATGAGAATAATATTTGTTTGTACTGGTAATACGTGTAGAAGTCCGATGGCTGAAAGTATTGCCAAAGCGAAAATGCCTGAATATATCATAGAATCACGAGGTGTTTTTGCTCAAGATGGCCAGCCTACGTCTCAGAATACACTAAGTATCATAAATGAACATCATTTACCATCACCTAGTAATGCTAAACGTTTTACAGCGGAGGATTTAAATGCAGATTTAATATTAACAATGTCACAATCTCACAAAGAAACGATACAACAAGTATATGGAGAGACAGAGAAAATTTTTACTATCACTGAATATGTTCAACGAGAAGGAGAAATCACTGATCCATATGGTGGATCGTTATATGATTATAATAAAATATATAATGAATTAAATTTGTTGATAGATACTTTAAAAAATAAAATATTAAAGTAA
- the glyA gene encoding serine hydroxymethyltransferase: protein MSFIQEQDKEIYEVIQNEFNRQNNNIELIASENFVSEAVMEAQGSVLTNKYAEGYPNRRYYGGCEYVDVSETLAIERAKQLFGAEHVNVQPHSGSQANMAVYLVALEHGDTVLGMNLSHGGHLTHGSPVNFSGQFYNFVEYGVDKENEQIDYDEVLRLAKENKPKLIVAGASAYSRAIDFKRFKEIADEVGAKLMVDMAHIAGLVAVGLHQNPVEYADFVTTTTHKTLRGPRGGMILCKEEYKKQIDKKIFPGIQGGPLEHVIAGKAVAFGEALQGDFKTYQQQVVNNAKTLADTLTKEGYRVVSGGTDNHLVSLDVKGSVGITGKVAEETLDAVGITCNKNTIPFDQEKPFVTSGVRLGTPAATTRGFDEAAFEEVAKIISLVLRNPEDKKALDEGKERVKALTTKHPLYN, encoded by the coding sequence ATGTCATTTATTCAAGAGCAAGATAAAGAAATATATGAAGTGATTCAAAATGAATTTAACCGTCAAAATAACAATATAGAGCTGATTGCTTCAGAGAACTTTGTTTCGGAAGCAGTTATGGAAGCGCAAGGTTCAGTATTAACGAACAAATATGCTGAGGGCTATCCGAACAGAAGATACTATGGTGGATGTGAATACGTGGATGTGTCTGAAACATTAGCTATCGAACGTGCCAAACAACTTTTTGGTGCTGAACACGTTAACGTACAGCCACACTCTGGGTCACAAGCAAATATGGCAGTTTATCTAGTAGCATTAGAACATGGTGATACTGTATTAGGTATGAATTTAAGCCATGGTGGTCATTTAACACATGGTTCGCCTGTTAACTTTAGTGGACAATTTTATAACTTTGTTGAGTATGGCGTAGACAAAGAAAATGAACAAATTGATTATGATGAAGTGTTAAGATTAGCTAAAGAAAATAAACCTAAATTAATTGTCGCAGGTGCATCTGCTTATTCTCGAGCTATTGATTTCAAACGATTCAAAGAGATTGCAGATGAAGTAGGGGCAAAATTAATGGTAGATATGGCGCATATTGCAGGTTTAGTTGCAGTTGGTTTACATCAAAACCCTGTTGAATATGCAGATTTTGTAACTACTACAACACATAAAACATTACGCGGCCCTCGTGGTGGAATGATTTTATGTAAAGAAGAGTACAAAAAGCAAATTGATAAAAAAATATTCCCTGGTATTCAAGGCGGACCGTTAGAACATGTTATTGCTGGGAAAGCAGTTGCTTTTGGTGAAGCATTACAAGGCGACTTCAAAACATATCAACAACAAGTAGTTAATAATGCTAAAACATTAGCAGATACATTAACTAAAGAAGGCTATAGAGTCGTTTCAGGCGGTACAGATAATCATTTAGTATCATTAGATGTTAAAGGTTCAGTAGGTATCACAGGTAAAGTAGCTGAAGAAACATTAGATGCTGTAGGTATTACTTGTAACAAAAATACAATTCCGTTCGATCAAGAAAAACCATTTGTAACAAGTGGTGTTCGTTTAGGTACACCTGCTGCAACAACACGTGGATTTGACGAAGCTGCTTTTGAAGAAGTTGCAAAAATTATCAGTTTAGTTTTAAGAAATCCAGAAGATAAAAAAGCTTTAGACGAAGGAAAAGAAAGAGTTAAAGCATTAACTACAAAACATCCTTTATACAATTAA
- the atpB gene encoding F0F1 ATP synthase subunit A — MDHKDPLVSWNVFGLDIVFNLSSIMMLVITALIVFVIAIICTRNLKKRPSGKQNFIEWVFDFVRGVIESNMAWSKGGQFHFLAVTLIFFIFVSNMIGLPFQLISGHTLWWKSPTADATVTLTLSTLVILLTHYYGVKIKGPKGYFQNYTKPIFLLPINIFEEFTSTLTLGLRLYGNIFAGELLLGLLAGLVIGFPAWGWLIGIPGLIVWQGFSIFIGTIQAYIFVMLSMVYMSHKVQDSH, encoded by the coding sequence ATGGATCATAAAGACCCTCTAGTCAGTTGGAATGTGTTCGGTCTAGACATCGTGTTTAATCTATCATCAATTATGATGTTGGTTATTACAGCGCTTATTGTTTTTGTCATAGCTATTATTTGTACACGCAACCTCAAGAAACGTCCATCTGGTAAGCAAAACTTTATAGAGTGGGTTTTTGACTTTGTAAGAGGAGTTATTGAAAGTAACATGGCATGGTCTAAAGGTGGTCAATTCCATTTCCTTGCTGTTACATTAATATTCTTCATATTTGTCAGTAATATGATTGGATTACCTTTTCAATTAATTTCAGGTCATACACTGTGGTGGAAATCACCAACAGCTGATGCAACTGTTACTTTGACATTGTCAACTTTAGTTATCCTTTTAACACACTATTACGGTGTTAAAATCAAGGGTCCAAAAGGATACTTCCAGAACTATACTAAACCTATATTCTTATTACCTATTAATATCTTTGAAGAATTCACTTCAACATTGACATTAGGTTTACGACTATACGGTAATATCTTTGCAGGTGAGTTACTACTTGGATTACTAGCAGGTTTAGTTATCGGTTTCCCAGCATGGGGATGGTTGATTGGTATCCCAGGTTTAATTGTTTGGCAAGGGTTCTCAATATTTATTGGTACGATTCAGGCTTATATTTTTGTAATGCTTTCAATGGTATACATGTCCCATAAAGTTCAGGACAGTCATTAA
- a CDS encoding F0F1 ATP synthase subunit delta gives MAIIAKKYAKALFDTAKDTNNLEMMYEEFSTINTAVQPETKKLQALDADPQKDVQQRRSFAKVVFGHANQYLQNMLTILASNRHLSYIHEIYIEFEALFNQHHNQEYAVVESVYELSDEDLERIDTIIKSRTNYSKIMITNKINPELIGGVRVKVGTKVMDASIKNDLAQLEKQFIRVK, from the coding sequence ATGGCTATCATAGCAAAAAAATATGCCAAGGCTTTATTTGATACTGCTAAAGACACAAACAATCTTGAAATGATGTACGAAGAATTTTCAACAATCAACACAGCAGTACAACCTGAAACAAAAAAATTACAAGCATTGGATGCAGATCCACAAAAAGATGTACAACAGCGTCGTAGTTTTGCAAAAGTAGTGTTTGGTCATGCCAATCAATACTTGCAAAACATGTTAACGATTCTTGCAAGTAACCGTCATCTTTCTTACATTCATGAAATCTATATAGAATTTGAAGCTTTATTTAATCAACATCACAATCAAGAATATGCTGTAGTTGAATCAGTGTATGAATTGTCAGATGAAGATTTAGAACGCATTGATACGATAATTAAATCACGTACAAATTACTCTAAAATCATGATTACAAATAAAATCAATCCAGAGCTTATCGGCGGGGTTCGAGTTAAAGTTGGAACGAAAGTCATGGACGCAAGCATTAAAAATGACCTTGCACAATTAGAGAAACAATTTATTAGAGTGAAATAA
- a CDS encoding F0F1 ATP synthase subunit B, translated as MTATTNMFVLGAADTSGVQWGTILVTLVTFLILVALLKKFAWGPLKGVMDQREHDINKDIDDAEQAKLNAQKLEEQNKQTLKETQDEVQKILEDSKVQARKQHEEIIHEANIRANGMIETAQNEINSEKERAIADINNQVSELSVLIASKVLQKEISGKDQKELVEKYIKEAGDK; from the coding sequence GTGACTGCTACGACAAATATGTTCGTACTTGGTGCGGCTGACACTAGTGGTGTTCAGTGGGGAACAATTCTTGTTACCCTTGTAACTTTTCTTATATTAGTAGCTTTATTGAAAAAATTCGCTTGGGGTCCATTAAAAGGTGTAATGGATCAACGTGAACATGATATTAATAAAGATATAGATGATGCTGAACAAGCTAAATTAAATGCACAGAAGTTAGAAGAACAAAACAAACAAACGCTAAAAGAAACACAAGATGAGGTTCAAAAGATTTTAGAAGATTCTAAAGTCCAAGCTCGCAAACAGCATGAAGAAATTATTCATGAAGCAAATATTAGAGCAAATGGTATGATTGAAACAGCACAGAATGAAATCAACAGTGAAAAAGAACGTGCAATTGCTGATATTAATAATCAAGTTTCTGAACTTTCAGTATTGATTGCATCGAAAGTACTGCAAAAAGAAATATCAGGCAAAGATCAAAAAGAATTAGTTGAAAAGTACATTAAAGAGGCAGGCGATAAATAA
- the atpA gene encoding F0F1 ATP synthase subunit alpha, producing the protein MAIKAEEISALLRSQIENYESEMAVTDVGTVLQIGDGIALIHGLNDVMAGELVEFNSGVLGLAQNLEESNVGVVILGPYDDIKEGDEVKRTGRIMEVPVGEELLGRVVNPLGQPIDGQGPANTTKTRPVEKKATGVMDRKSVDEPLQTGIKAIDALVPIGRGQRELIIGDRQTGKTTVAIDTILNQKDQDTICIYVAIGQKDSTVRTNVEKLRQEGALDYTIIVSASAADPAPMLYIAPYSGVAMAEEFMFDGKDVLIVYDDLTKQAAAYRELSLLLRRPPGREAYPGDVFYLHSRLLERAAKLNDELGGGSITALPIIETQAGDIAAYVPTNVISITDGQIFLQSDLFFSGVRPAINAGQSVSRVGGSAQIKAMKKVAGTLRLDLASFRELESFAQFGSDLDEFTAQKLERGKRTVEILKQDKNQPLPVENQVLIIYALTKGYLDDIPVEDITRFESELNQWAKSNASELLDEIKTSGALPNEDAFESAITEFKKSFSKTEA; encoded by the coding sequence ATGGCCATTAAAGCTGAAGAAATCAGTGCATTACTTCGCTCACAAATAGAAAATTATGAGTCAGAAATGGCTGTTACTGATGTAGGTACAGTACTACAAATAGGTGATGGTATAGCATTAATCCACGGATTAAATGATGTTATGGCTGGTGAGCTAGTAGAATTTAATAGCGGCGTTCTAGGTTTAGCACAAAACTTAGAAGAGTCAAATGTAGGTGTCGTAATTTTAGGCCCTTACGATGACATAAAAGAAGGGGACGAAGTAAAACGTACTGGACGTATTATGGAAGTTCCTGTTGGTGAAGAATTACTTGGCCGTGTTGTTAACCCATTAGGACAACCAATAGATGGACAAGGTCCTGCTAACACAACAAAGACACGCCCAGTTGAGAAAAAAGCAACTGGTGTAATGGATCGTAAATCAGTTGATGAACCATTACAAACGGGTATTAAAGCGATTGACGCATTAGTACCAATTGGCCGTGGACAACGTGAATTAATAATAGGTGACCGTCAAACTGGTAAAACAACAGTTGCAATTGATACGATTTTAAACCAAAAAGATCAAGATACGATTTGTATTTATGTTGCAATCGGTCAAAAAGATTCAACTGTACGTACGAACGTTGAAAAATTACGCCAGGAAGGCGCGTTGGATTATACAATTATTGTTTCTGCTTCTGCAGCTGATCCGGCACCAATGCTTTATATTGCACCGTATTCTGGTGTAGCTATGGCTGAAGAATTCATGTTCGATGGTAAGGATGTATTAATAGTTTATGATGATTTAACAAAACAAGCTGCGGCTTATCGTGAATTATCATTACTATTACGTAGACCTCCAGGCCGTGAAGCTTACCCTGGTGACGTGTTCTACTTACATAGTAGATTGTTAGAAAGAGCAGCAAAATTAAACGATGAATTAGGTGGCGGTTCAATTACTGCATTACCAATTATCGAAACACAAGCTGGCGATATCGCAGCATATGTACCAACAAACGTTATTTCAATCACTGATGGACAAATTTTCTTACAATCAGATTTATTCTTCTCTGGTGTAAGACCTGCAATCAATGCTGGTCAGTCAGTATCACGTGTTGGTGGTTCTGCACAGATTAAAGCAATGAAAAAAGTTGCCGGTACTTTACGTTTGGACTTAGCGTCGTTCCGTGAATTAGAATCATTTGCTCAATTTGGTTCTGATTTAGATGAATTTACTGCACAAAAATTAGAACGTGGTAAACGTACTGTAGAAATTTTAAAACAAGATAAAAACCAACCACTACCTGTAGAGAATCAAGTATTAATTATTTATGCTCTAACTAAAGGTTATTTAGATGATATTCCAGTTGAAGACATCACTCGTTTTGAATCAGAATTAAATCAATGGGCGAAATCAAATGCCTCTGAATTATTAGACGAAATCAAAACTTCTGGTGCTTTACCTAACGAAGATGCATTTGAATCAGCTATTACTGAATTTAAAAAAAGTTTCAGTAAAACAGAAGCATAG
- the upp gene encoding uracil phosphoribosyltransferase, whose amino-acid sequence MGKVHVFDHPLIQHKLSYIRDVHTGTKEFRELVDEVGMLMAYEVTRDLELQDVEIDTPVTKMVAKRLTGKKLAFVPILRAGLGMTQGILNLVPAARIGHVGLYRDPETLDAVEYFVKLPQDIEEREIVVVDPMLATGASAIEAINSLKKRGAKNIRFMCLVAAPEGVEKLQEAHEDVDIFIAALDEKLDDHAYITPGLGDAGDRLFGTK is encoded by the coding sequence ATGGGCAAAGTACATGTTTTTGATCACCCACTTATTCAACACAAATTAAGTTACATTCGAGACGTACATACAGGGACTAAAGAATTTAGAGAATTAGTAGATGAAGTTGGTATGTTAATGGCATACGAAGTGACAAGAGATTTAGAATTACAAGATGTAGAAATAGACACACCAGTAACTAAAATGGTAGCTAAAAGATTAACGGGTAAAAAATTAGCATTTGTACCAATTTTAAGAGCTGGCTTAGGTATGACACAAGGTATTTTAAACTTAGTACCAGCAGCGAGAATAGGTCATGTGGGTCTATATAGAGATCCTGAAACACTTGATGCAGTTGAGTACTTTGTGAAATTACCACAAGATATCGAAGAAAGAGAAATTGTAGTCGTAGACCCAATGTTAGCTACAGGTGCTTCAGCAATTGAAGCAATCAATTCTCTTAAAAAACGTGGCGCGAAAAACATTCGTTTTATGTGCTTAGTTGCTGCGCCTGAAGGTGTAGAAAAATTACAAGAAGCACATGAGGATGTAGATATTTTCATAGCTGCATTAGATGAAAAATTAGATGACCATGCATATATTACACCTGGTTTAGGTGATGCTGGAGACCGTTTATTCGGAACAAAATAG
- a CDS encoding L-threonylcarbamoyladenylate synthase, which yields METKIWDLRQYKNEINQFPDINEIKHIFEQGGLIAIPTETVYGLGADARNAEAIKKIYEAKGRPSDNPLIVHIHDLKQIEHFTHDITNEIKLLMKHFWPGPISFILPLKKGYLCESVSGGLSSIAVRMPSHSIGRQILQFVDIPIAAPSANLSGRPSPTTFEHVYSDLNGRINGMVNGDQSEEGLESTVLDCTQFPFRIARPGSITKPMIEAVLPHSVSTRKTLDSDKPIAPGMKYKHYAPDTPLQIVQAFNIKPSEEKDWSQTAFIVPSDKRDFVPDGSIFIELCKNENDIKGANHNLYKILHHIDQDEQIKTAYIYGFDITDHTIAIMNRMMKAASQTIVKGDQL from the coding sequence ATGGAAACGAAGATTTGGGATTTACGACAGTATAAAAATGAAATCAATCAATTTCCGGATATAAATGAAATCAAGCACATCTTTGAACAAGGAGGCTTGATTGCAATACCAACAGAAACAGTATATGGTCTTGGTGCAGATGCGAGAAATGCAGAAGCAATCAAAAAGATATATGAAGCGAAAGGTAGACCTTCAGATAACCCTTTGATTGTGCATATACATGATTTAAAACAAATAGAGCATTTTACACATGATATAACAAACGAAATTAAATTATTGATGAAGCATTTTTGGCCTGGACCAATTTCTTTTATATTACCGCTTAAAAAAGGATATTTGTGTGAAAGTGTAAGTGGTGGTTTATCATCAATTGCTGTTAGAATGCCAAGTCATTCAATCGGCAGACAAATTTTGCAATTCGTAGATATACCCATAGCAGCACCGAGCGCAAATTTAAGTGGTAGACCGTCACCTACAACATTTGAACATGTTTATTCAGATTTAAATGGTCGTATTAATGGTATGGTAAATGGTGATCAAAGTGAAGAAGGATTGGAAAGCACTGTATTAGATTGCACACAGTTTCCATTTAGAATCGCTAGACCTGGTTCAATTACGAAACCGATGATTGAAGCGGTGTTACCTCATAGTGTATCTACAAGAAAGACTTTGGATAGCGATAAGCCAATTGCACCAGGGATGAAATATAAACATTATGCGCCAGATACACCGTTACAAATTGTTCAAGCATTCAATATAAAGCCTTCAGAAGAAAAAGATTGGAGCCAAACAGCATTTATCGTTCCAAGTGATAAGCGAGATTTCGTGCCTGACGGGTCTATTTTTATAGAATTATGTAAAAATGAAAATGATATTAAAGGGGCAAATCATAACCTTTATAAAATATTGCATCATATTGATCAAGATGAACAAATTAAAACAGCATATATTTATGGTTTTGATATTACTGACCATACCATAGCGATTATGAATAGAATGATGAAAGCTGCAAGTCAAACTATTGTTAAAGGAGACCAACTATGA
- a CDS encoding ATP synthase subunit I has translation MKRFNINFQQYIQFYLYGIVVLLFVFIFTSSPFILGLIIGMIGSLINTFTFEFYLAKAKQKDNIHISTGNVWRYLIVILACCTWYFYKDYINIIGVVVGLMISYVLMVLKPFLHKE, from the coding sequence ATGAAACGTTTCAACATCAATTTTCAACAGTATATACAATTTTATTTATATGGTATAGTTGTACTGTTATTTGTGTTTATTTTCACAAGTTCGCCATTTATTTTAGGACTTATCATAGGCATGATTGGATCACTTATTAATACTTTTACTTTCGAGTTTTACTTAGCGAAAGCTAAACAAAAAGATAATATACATATTTCAACGGGCAACGTTTGGAGATATTTGATTGTGATTCTTGCATGTTGTACTTGGTATTTTTATAAGGACTATATAAATATAATTGGTGTGGTTGTTGGTTTAATGATTTCTTATGTGTTAATGGTTTTGAAACCGTTTTTGCACAAGGAATAA
- the atpG gene encoding ATP synthase F1 subunit gamma, giving the protein MGSLKEIDTRIKSTKKMKQITKAMNMVSSSKLRRAERNTNQFRPYMEKMQDAITAVAGADKNSNHPMLQQREVKKSGYIVITSDQGLAGAYNANVLKHLVNDIENKHASKDEYSILVLGQTGVDFLKNKGYEVHDSLVEVPDQPSFKEIQAIAKKAVDLYSDEAVDEVKIYYSHFVSVLENTPSMKTVLPLSPEDSSLGHGQMSSYEFEPDKEAILSVILPQYVESLIYGTILDAKASEHATRMTAMKNASDNATEIIDDLSIEYNRARQAEITQQITEIVGGSVALE; this is encoded by the coding sequence ATGGGATCTCTTAAAGAGATTGATACACGTATAAAATCAACTAAAAAAATGAAACAAATTACGAAAGCAATGAACATGGTTTCAAGTTCAAAATTGCGTCGTGCTGAAAGAAATACAAATCAATTCAGACCTTATATGGAAAAAATGCAAGATGCAATTACTGCGGTTGCTGGTGCAGATAAAAATTCAAATCACCCAATGTTACAACAACGTGAAGTGAAGAAAAGTGGCTATATTGTCATTACAAGTGATCAAGGATTGGCAGGCGCATATAATGCAAATGTATTGAAGCATTTAGTTAACGATATTGAGAATAAGCATGCTAGTAAAGATGAATATTCAATTTTAGTCTTAGGACAAACTGGTGTGGATTTCCTTAAAAATAAAGGTTATGAAGTTCATGATTCACTTGTTGAAGTACCTGATCAACCTTCATTTAAAGAAATACAAGCTATCGCTAAAAAAGCGGTAGATTTATATAGCGATGAAGCAGTAGATGAGGTTAAAATCTATTATAGTCATTTCGTCAGTGTATTAGAAAATACACCTTCCATGAAAACTGTACTTCCATTGTCTCCAGAAGATTCAAGTTTAGGACATGGTCAAATGTCTTCATATGAATTTGAGCCAGACAAAGAAGCAATCTTAAGCGTTATTCTACCTCAATATGTAGAGAGTTTAATATATGGAACGATTTTAGATGCGAAAGCAAGTGAGCATGCGACTCGTATGACTGCTATGAAAAATGCATCTGATAATGCGACAGAGATTATTGATGATTTATCAATTGAATATAACAGAGCTAGACAAGCAGAAATCACTCAACAAATTACTGAAATTGTTGGTGGATCAGTTGCGCTTGAATAA